A window of Formosa sp. Hel1_31_208 contains these coding sequences:
- a CDS encoding esterase family protein produces MRTYILIVFILTCCMPINAQSKIESSLSMTSELLNTDVKYSVYLPDGFTTSKQTYPVLYLLNGFTGNETDWLKIGLVKDVADELIKGQKIIPMVIIMPDGDDRLYMNKDDGTYPYEDMFMQEFMSFIEGKYRIKSEKKYRGLSGLSMGGSGSLRWALKYHNLFGACAAFSAGISTEEEIVRESPDSFDSYFGRVSPSIVGKTGTARLTETMKDYDVLHLVNTKDVDLLKSVHLYFDCGDDDFLTVGNSQLHIDLTKKGISHEFRMRDGGHTWNFWRDSLPDGLQFISNTMRD; encoded by the coding sequence ATGAGAACATATATTTTAATTGTATTCATTCTTACTTGCTGTATGCCTATTAACGCACAAAGTAAAATCGAGTCAAGCTTATCCATGACAAGTGAATTACTCAATACCGACGTAAAGTATTCAGTATATCTACCAGACGGATTTACAACTTCTAAGCAGACATACCCTGTGCTTTACCTTCTTAATGGATTTACAGGTAACGAAACGGATTGGTTAAAAATTGGTTTGGTGAAAGATGTGGCAGATGAACTCATAAAAGGCCAAAAAATCATACCTATGGTAATTATTATGCCCGATGGAGATGACCGCCTCTACATGAATAAAGATGATGGCACCTACCCTTATGAAGATATGTTTATGCAAGAATTCATGTCTTTTATTGAAGGGAAATACCGCATTAAAAGTGAAAAGAAATATAGAGGACTTAGTGGATTATCGATGGGAGGATCTGGTAGTTTACGATGGGCTTTAAAATATCATAATCTATTTGGTGCCTGCGCGGCATTTAGTGCAGGAATTTCAACTGAAGAAGAAATTGTTAGAGAATCTCCAGATAGTTTTGATAGTTATTTTGGGCGTGTATCACCATCAATTGTTGGAAAAACAGGCACGGCTAGACTCACTGAAACGATGAAAGATTATGATGTCTTGCACCTTGTAAATACAAAAGATGTTGACCTCTTAAAATCAGTACATCTCTATTTTGATTGCGGAGATGACGATTTTCTAACCGTTGGTAATTCACAATTACATATTGACCTCACAAAAAAAGGTATTTCACATGAATTCCGAATGCGTGATGGAGGGCATACCTGGAACTTCTGGCGTGATTCACTTCCTGACGGCTTACAATTCATTAGCAATACCATGCGCGATTAA
- a CDS encoding tRNA (cytidine(34)-2'-O)-methyltransferase, which translates to MALNIVLFEPEIPNNTGNIGRLALATGSKLHLVKPFGFELSDSRLKRAGLDYWQHLDVYSYESIDDFFAMHKNQEFAFFSSHGHQSHWDIPFSDNLFLVFGKESVGLPKLLLEDYKSHLYKIPLYSEHIRSLNLANAVSIVIYEGLRQLQ; encoded by the coding sequence CGAACCCGAAATCCCAAATAACACGGGAAACATAGGTCGCCTAGCATTGGCAACGGGTTCTAAATTACATTTGGTGAAGCCGTTTGGCTTTGAACTAAGTGATAGCAGATTAAAACGTGCAGGCCTAGATTATTGGCAGCATTTAGATGTATATAGCTATGAATCCATAGATGATTTTTTTGCTATGCACAAAAATCAAGAATTCGCTTTCTTTTCAAGTCATGGACATCAATCGCATTGGGATATCCCATTTAGTGACAACCTGTTTCTTGTCTTCGGAAAGGAATCGGTTGGTTTACCTAAATTATTACTAGAAGACTATAAGAGTCATCTATATAAAATCCCACTGTATAGTGAGCATATACGAAGTTTAAACCTTGCTAATGCGGTTAGTATTGTTATTTATGAAGGATTAAGACAGCTGCAATAA